Within the Nicotiana tabacum cultivar K326 chromosome 11, ASM71507v2, whole genome shotgun sequence genome, the region cgtcaccttattcgactgtctataatcaatacatatccgtaagtaaccatctttcttcctcacaaataaaaccggtgctccccacggtgatgtattaggtctgataaagcctttttcatgTAAGTCCTTTAGtcgttccttcaactctttcagctctgcgggggccattctataaggaggaatagatattggttgagtaGCTGGTAGTAGGTTAATAGCAAACTTAATTCTTTGCTCTGGCGGAAGACCTAGAAACTTATGAAAAAAACATCGGGAAATTAATTAACCATAGGGATAGATTGAacggttggtgactctactttcacagtctttacccgaactaagtgataatcATAACCTTTTATGATCATCCTTCTTGCCTTATGacaggaaataaatctacctctcagCGATGTCGTATTACCTTCCTACTCCAAAAACAGGCTTTCTTGGAAATTAGAATCGAACCACCTTTGTTCTTTAATCAACattagcataacaagaagccaaccaatccatacacaTTATAACATCAATTCTACCCAACCAAGCGCCACGTACCTTATCCTTATTTATTATCAAACTTATCACGGGCCATTACGGGTACCTCTATATATATACTTAACAACATTAGGACTTAACTCGCAGAACTCATCCAAAAAAGGAGGTTTATATGGATACATAAGGGCCGACAGGGCCGTAGGcatgtcatacccaaaactatatacaggATACTGTCTACAGaaccttttttaaaaaaacataaccataatatatacaagttAGGATAGGGCTGCctacatcctcataaaacaacctAACACATTCAGAATCCTGGCTTGGTAGTActccaagaagaggtggaactcACCAATCAAAAGCTAACACCTGGAGGAGGTCTAcagtagagggtccttgcctcgtcctatatgAGAACCTCGATCAGACACTCTTCGAAGAGGAATCTTCATATCATTATCAGTTACCTTCCTCCTATTGGCCTGACTACTATCCTCTTCCTCTAagtatcccataacatacacaGATGAACCTTGATTGGCGGATTCCCAAGACTGTGGACAATCTGGAACCTCATAAGAGTTGGTGTCCGCGAATACCCTaacatagttttgagcctgagggaaACCCGGCTGTGCCATTCCATGCACTACTCCCCTTATACCCTAATCAACGGGCTGTGAtaatgaaactaagggccttggtgaggtcgaaactcctctcaccccatctGTTGTCGGGGTGGTCGAAACAGCTTGAacggatgactcatatggatcctcaGATTGATCCTCCTtaatagaacccatgatctccgatGGGTCTGACTCCATAgtgtaaattatatatatttctaACACTTTCGTAGCCTTCTGACCCATGCTAGCGGCTTGCGGCTGTTGTCTAGTATAACAGGCATTACTAAAAACATAAATAAGGTAAATATTAGGAGTGGATAACATAAATAAGGTAAAGATTAGGAGTGGATACTTATGGCTCAGTTCTATCGCACAATCTGGATTAGAaagaaaagtaaccatcctaaataTCTGGTAGCCTCCTGtcataagtgtggtgcacaacacacccataaacaagactctactagacacggtatgtagacaaccctaggacaaaactgctctgataccacttttgtcgcgacccaaaccgatgggccgcgatgggtgtctgagtcctacctgtcaaacatccctaagcatgcatctaagatataaacctgactaacatctgctgaattatgaaaataatatacatgaaagaaacctgcccaaaaggcatatgtacgtatacgtgcaacatacgtagggcgagccgataaggctactatagacaactatatacctcaaaactagaAGTCGGCAAGGCcacatgttgatacccaatttttccttgtatatttttttcatatgcaaaataccttcacaatagcatatatatgcatatgtaagcatatTCAAACATTTTatgatttttccttaatttttagataattttaaatcaatttattgcctatTTTTACCAAGAAAAACACAATAAttattccaaaattattatttttggtgattcatttatttaattcgcatatttatactaaaatatagttaatataatttttgcatatttttacaaatttatttagtattttttaaagctaaattacatataattgcaatattagccccatttagatttaattacgtttatgtCCATAAAAATTAGggccaatatttttaatttaataattatgtacttttaatcattttagtacttttaatttatttccagaaattatttttactattttttataaagtaaataagggaaaagtggctatttaaatgttagcccattttcatttcaatttagTCAAGATTTGGCACcctaattaaacccaacctaaggcccaattaccctgacccaaaTCCTAATCTACCAGACCCACGACCCTTTTTAAACAACCCGCCCGGATCCCCAttcaatccaggtcgttgatcatttgatcaacggccaccatttaacctttcctttttaattccccattacccccaaaccctagtcatTTCTCATCTGCAACCGCCTTCGAACCCCCCTTAtctcccaattctctctcaaacTTCCTCTCAAACCTTGGCCGCCACCTTCAACCACCACCCTAAAATCATCTGAATCAATGGCTTCCAAAGCCATTAAAGGCCTGTATCTACCTCCTATGACTTCTACCTGCCTGATTATCATGTTTTCAAGGCTAGGCCTTGAAGAAGTTTTGGTCCAGACCTGGGTTGATTTCAGTTCTATGGCtgtctccgaccttgctccggccagccatggctattcgagcctgatcttgacttctcttgcttagatcaatgactttccaagactttctcaccatctgggttcttctgaaaccctaaccttcgaggttcttccgattcttttagatccgttgtagatctgtgtttactctaaacttctaaatgttttctcaaagtttctttcaaaaatttaccTTCAGAACCTTTATctttttcgatttagggtttggTTAAGTTATTTAGAAGCTTTTTCTGATCTTTAGCATGTTCTACtgtatttctttatgtttttcttctactGGAGTGTGCATGCTTAAAAGTCTTAGTTCCTTCTTGAGTTTTCTGATTTTATTCTGTTGATAGTTTTGcctgatttacttgtttttcatATCTATACTCGagtgatggtgaaaaccctaaaatttggtgTTCATTCGAGTCttgagactatttgctatgtgatttacttGTTCGTCATACTCTGAATTCgatgggtttcaaaaccctaattcctTTGAACCTATTCAAGTTTCTGAAGTTGCTTCACCTGTTGCTCGattgtatttcaaaatcttttgtttctttatatgattctatAAGGTCTTTTACTTGACCCCTtttgcatgctatttgatactctctcttttctctattactgaGTTACTAAAATTcgcctatgtgactaccatgttttggtagtccactacttactgatTTTTTGATTGCGTGACACTTCTCTTTGTCATAGATTCAGCCTTGCATGCCTAATGTTTATGCACTCTTTATATGTTGAATTTCCCTCTGAAATGACCTTCAATTGTGGACTGATTTCAAACCTCCTTGTTTAATtctgattgattctttccttgttttactgatttcTCTGTTTCTTGGACCaatttgaacactttcctttaaaCTTTCGATCCATATCTTTTCTACTCAATTTGATTAATTCCCTTACCTTGATTATATTGGTATTTGATTATTACAGACCTTTCCTTGATTAGAATCTGATGAACCTAGTCTCTATTACCTATTGTGTACTTATACTGTGCTGAAGTTacttccttattggtcatattcagCCTTATGTGATTGCTTTCCTTATTTAGTATTTACATGTTACCGTTTaattttaactccttaattaaaggaagctcttatattgattgattttaattggaacacagttccataattattttcttgccttatttttctgcctgttttcacactataaataccctgctctttCATTAATATAGACACACACGAACACACTTAGTTCTGAAATCACTTGCATTCAAAAACATTCTCTTGCTTTACTACTTGTATTGTGGCCTGTCTTCAAAGTCCTGCTACctgcttttactatattttgcttctctaaactggtatgttctgattaatatttcagcatcaacaacaatatgtttacttaatacttttgCCTTCTTGTCTGCCTACTGCTTGTGATCAATtcagtacttattttagcatgttgTAATCTCCTTCTACCTGTTTTGAATCTATTATGTGTCCTAAATCCCTACCCCAATATGTTTGATATTGATGGCTTGTTTAAGGTACGACAGTATTGAGCATTACTATCTATGACTGAAACTTAATTCCCCTGGCATCATAACCTCTGTgttatcattatgtgttgtgtattctggttgattttgtaagcataacaacacttcttattgttgtgcatgcccagaattaacTAATGCCTAAGTACATAGGCTCTCTGCAAGTTCCCAACCCCTGAATCCCTTTTGTATGAAATTATCAACTTGTTTATGTATCTTTCCCGACACCTCTTTTcctctcctttattccctcaGAACTCTGTTTcttcacttgcactctctcttagatttaagttctgcccccctcttgtgagccttgccttgggaccctctgagctccctctgaacttggacacttgagggttggcccttccacactgcacttgtccctattctggtaatacaatttgggtgtgagcactacccggagtcccattgaggctcttagggaactctgacacactcaaattggagaaaggctttggatcaatggtctttgagttggtttatcttgtaactcagagaggaagtcaagaatcaggcctcctccggttgtactttctttgtatttgtttctttctgatgtaatttattctggtttgtaataagttgtaataaatacttggggctggctagtgaaaaagggtgggtgactatgcatgcaaagggtataaatcatgcctataggactgttctaattctgcatattcaacaaCATATAGAAACCACGCCTATAGGAATGTTTTAATTTCTGCATACTCAACTACATATAgtaaccatgcctataggaatgttTTAATTTCTGCATACTCAACTACATAtggaaatcatgcctatagggttgttTTAATTCAActccatatagaaatcatgcctatagaatgttctaattctgcatattcaactacatatagataccatgtctataaggcttctacatatagataccatgtctacaAGGTTTTCTGCATTTCCACACTACGTCTATAAGGCTTTAAAATCAGCAatgcatagaaagcatgcctataggagtttctaaaTGAATCTGATTCGCTGCACTCGGTGTTAGCTATAAAATCAGTAATGGTAGATGCTATCACCTGCAGAAACTGCAAccaatttatttaattttgtgcattctgcatctcttttaataatctgagTCCCTCACTTAGCTAGTTTAACAAGTATGCATATAGGATTTCAAATAATTCATTCCAAGTTTTACTGTCTCATTACcttctgaattcagtagatatcatacctataggaccccgtctaaacacttaggcaatcCTTAGAGCAATAATTGAAACTGAATCTGCTTTTGTTAattattacaaccagcaggcaggcctgattcagacttcttatctgagttatgcaataaactaAAACTGCCTCAACAATCTCATCTCCCTCGTCTTTAATGTTTTTAAATCCGACCTAAACAGTACGTGCCAtgctattttatgtgttttgaggaggtatacGTGAGCCTctatttgtttatatgtttccccaaAACAtgcatatgtgttttgtatgtcgctttagaatttttacctttgaaactccaaataagcctaacatccctcccttttagaattagtagtcctaagtgcctctgggactgataggaatgggacgggtaatagcatgcaataagtaatcgagaccaatccgcgctttaataccttaacggggtgggaagggtagatatggatatgatgaccacgtgataatgtcacgtgtagcccctcattgaggagtgattactggacATTttatggggtgatccatatttttaataaacctaggacccacCCACCCCTTTATTCTTTAGcatttcaattctttcttttaaaaaaatcaacctttctatttgttctttcaaactttgtttactttcaaaccattatgtgaaatcccctcttatttgagccttatttgtctacatgttaattgcaccaaattcacaataattgtctggccgggaaccacactagtggattctgaggggtgcctaacaccttccccttagaataatttcaagcccttacgctatctctggttattcaaatcaaactcttttggtgtcctaacaCCTTCCTAATGGTGTCctaaatcattaggtgacgactcttcaaaattcAAACCCAGTttccaaaaggaacgagttgtccttccaaatgtcataaactcaTTTCGTGAGAAAAAGGGGGCTCGACACCACATACTATTCAACTAGACatattgtctacagacctctaatagaaatacaactgtacaaagacgggactgagccataTCATACTCATATATGTATataagcatatcgtaccaaaatcaaaagcagcttcggatcaagtggagcacgtcaactctcgctgatcaaggatcctaagaagggggaccatcagcttgcctacctgcacttgcgggcatgaaatgcaggccccgagaaatagggcgtcagtacgaataatgtactgattatgtaaggcatgaaaatcagtacataaaagacatagatgaaatatgGATAAGGAATTCTGCTTGTAAATCTAAATAAGTTTgtaaatcctaaaacatttatAGTGTCATGCACATGTGTGTAAATATCGTggcatgcataggtataggtgtacataacatcatcaagcctctgagtgcatcccatcatatcatctcggtcactgtgggcaaaatcataatatcatcaagtcattgagggcatcccatcatatcttctcagccactatgggcaacatcatcaacatataccagctgatcaggtggtggtgcgtatataacgccatagccttttcccatatcccatatacatataatatacgcgtatataacgccatttgttcatgggtcaatgtacatgtataaatgcatgaaatgcataagaagtacgttaataagatttctcggaatgccataaaacccaatatgcctttcggataaacttaatcaaatacatatttttctgggACTCAtaaacagacgatagaataataagacttatgggagaataagaatatatacatctctagcatttctacgaatagaataatttatgaaagttgtgcatttgctcgtttcttccgtataatttggatcatgccaaaaaaaagagagaagggatggtcttaacatacctggagtagggaaaaatccgtataatattcttgtaGGAAAATTTGATTGCAAGAAATCGCGTTGCTAATGAAGTGTTTAGACCAGAACTTTGTTGAAGATTTCATAAGAATTGAACGTTATGTTTTTGTATTCCTAAGTTCTAATTTGTAGGAAATGACTAACGTTTCTTGGTATTAAGAATGACTAACATTTCTTGATAGAGCTTTGTTAAAAGCTAGGAAATAACTAACATAGGAAATGAAGCTTTGTTAAAAGCTTTTGAAAATGGCAGATTGTGGGGATGAGGATGGCTAATTATGTTGATTGTGTATATAAGACATAGCTTCTTACTATCAATTCAATTTTTGTTGTAGTATCTTACCACCTAATTAAAGGTGACTTAAGAGTCATCTTTTGGAAGGTGGCATTGCTGCCacgttattttttttttggggggggttAGGGGGGGTTAGTCTTATCTCATaagttattaattaactaggtaatgtccagttacccgataattaaccaattacccgcataattaaaaattatcttaactacttaaaatactacttatttttaatatactttatacatcatactatcgtgGTCCTATGGTAccagtccataaatatcgggtattatcgctcgacccgtattttatcctaaatcggcaacctttaacgaaactcgttttctttaattcgtgtaccctttatccttcttGACACTtgcttatcgcttgttataaatagcataaatacgttaacctcaagataatctcatccctaagtctatgtcaattaactgaagatgaaactttaatatacgaaaatgcgagatgtaacatcacATGTGACGgcctaaccgatcgggtcgtgatcggacgccatgccacacacattgtggtgattgtgctggaaattgtaattgaaattgtgattgtggttgatgtcttcaaataagacggcctagccgatcggatcgtgatcgaactccgtgctagATTCACGGTAGTATATTTGCACAAAGATTGTGATTGTGCTTAAGAtttaattgtggttgatgtcttcaaataagacgacctagccgatcgggttgtgatcgAACTTCGTGCTAAATTCACGGTGGTATTGTGAGGTTGGTCATGATGTGTatattgtgaacaatggtattATGAACAATGGTATTGTAAAtagtggtattgtgaattgtgatgAATCTGTGCTAAAGATCTTCTAACCAAAAATACTATTATCTTCGTATTTCGATTATCATATTCACCgcattatttttgtattttgaaaattgttatgttttaatgtgACCTTTGATATCACTGATTGTTGCTTGTTGTTTACATGGTTgtccctttcttatattggcattctattttgaaagaggacatttagtcatacatactagtgctattcgacggtactaacgtcccttttgtcggggcactgcatctttaatagatgtaggtggttccacagtaggcGGTATTGATCAATGATAGAGGTACACTCTCCTTCAAGCTGACTTGGTGaaccccacttcatttcggggtcatgtatctttttttTCCtcatgtattgtgtttgaggtatagccggggccttgttgccggcactatcatagttCTCTGTTGTATCTGTTAGAGGCTCcttagacatagtgtgggttgcgTATTGGTGTTGGAAAATTCAAATTGTCATGATGAATTTGAATCACTTGCTCCATGTCCGCTATGAAAATGTATGAATTTTGAGGCTTAAAAGTGAAGTAAATAATGGAAATGGAAATTGGGGTTATTAATGAAATCCCCTCAGTGTTTAATTAATGAGATATATTTTCTCTTTACTCATGGATGAATTTGGATAGAAGGAaatttaataggcttgctcgaccaagttcactcagttgagcgccagtcgcgctccccgagttcagGCCGTGACAGATTTAATGAAGTTTTTGACATTACGTTCTTTGAATTGAGCTTATTAGCTTACCCGGTGATTGTGAAAGCCACAGGCGATATATTCTAGGTGCAAGACTACTAGAGAGCAATGGATATGCAATCAGATTTtccaatttctaaaaaataaaatagtttggATAAGAATATGGAGTTTTCATGAACAATTAGATGTTAACATTTTGTACACTTGGTTCTTGAAGGTATGAATCTGATGAGCATCGACTGGAAGCGAGTGATACAAACAAAGCATTCTGAAGATCTACAGTTATACCTCTTCTGACGAGTGATATGATGTAGTTCATGAATAAGGCCTCACATGGTATAAAGTGATAGATCTATCACTCGGAAGTCCAAACTCTTCTTCAGACATATGCAACATTTGTCTGATTACCTCATGTTGAAGATAAGCCAAAGGAACACAAATCGCTTCTGATCAGTTGTAAAAACCACAAAATTCCCTTTGTTAATTTTAGAAGATGATGTGTTACAACTTTCTGCATCATTGTAACTTGATCTTGGAAAAGAAATTCTCTTCCTTTGCTAATTGGCTACAAACTTCTGCCATCTCCTTGCCATTTTTATTAGTTTCTTAGAACTGACCATATTGATTTCTTTGGAaaataggaaagaaaaaaaaggttggttacttttcaaaaggTTTGAGTAATTGCTATTTGCTTGATGATCAAAATGGCTTATGGAATCAGTTCATTTATAGTTGAGGCTAGAGAATGAATTTGAATTGTAGCTAAAGTTGTCAACCTGAGTTAGGTAGGCAAGACGGCAGAATCATGTGCTGCCGTTGAATATGGGATCTAATGAATTGTGGACTAAAAAGAATGAGTCATATAATGGTTCTTTCTTATTTAATGGATGAAAATAGTAGACAAGTTTATTTAATCGGATTATGAGAATTTTGTTGCCATACCACAAATATGGCATTTTCTTCTAAGTGCTTCTCAAAGAGTTAGAAGACGGTGTCCTAAGGGTGTCTTTTTCTGTTCCAAATCATAAGAAGCAGTAGGGCCTAGTGAAACTTATGGCCTGAATATATTGCATGTTCTAGTGTCCTTCACTAGTAGCCACGAATTTCTCTTAACCACTAGACATTTGGATATGAAACTTGTCATAAACTTATAAATAATCAGACACACAACATTTGAGCAAAACACAAGTATCCTGATATTCAAAAAACATTCATTTTTGTGCAATTCTCAAAgttcttattctttattttccttcatcATTTACAAGTTACATCCTATTCCTTGAGACAATGGGTATCAAAGTGAATCCATTTATTCAGGCTAGTCGAATCCTAAGGACGTCTTCAACAACAGGAAGCGTTCCAAAAGGACATTGTGCAGTATATGTAGGAGAGAGCCAGAAGAAGAGATTCATCGTGCCAATATCATACCTGAGCCAGCCTTTATTCCAAGACTTGTTAGCTCAAGCTGAAGAATAGTTTGGATTTAATCACCCAATGGGCGGTCTCACAATACCTTGCAAAGAGGATGTGTTCGTTGATCTTACTTATTTGAAATTACAAATGAAAATATCTTGACATATTTGTGAGCATGTCACCATCTCTTAAGACCTGATCTCTGGTGTTATGGCCCGAGGAAAACTTGTAGGATCTATTTTTACATCTGGATATGAATGACCTATTACCAGAAACAATACTCAAAGTGGCGGCAATTAGGATGACGTAGGAATAACCGCTAAGCTTTGTTATTACTTTCTAAATGGTTTCTGTAATTTGCAGCTTCCTTTCAACCTATATTGATCAAGTATGAAATTTAACTGTCAAGGAAGTGTCGAAAAGGAACAGTTAATGATTTCACTTCATTTAAACTCGTTACGATTAATTTTCCATGTCATTTAAACTTGCGCTGTTTTAATTCTTACATCTTTAAGTTTCGATAGACAATAGTTGATTGCCTGTAATAAAATAATATTGCTACTCCAAGCAGGGGCAGAGGGAGAAGCCGATTTATGGGTTCGGACTAACCAAATAGCTTTTGCTCAAATAGTATATTTGTGTTAAGAAAttattatatatgtatacatattaaatttagaacccaATAGAAATCATTGTTCTAGAATACAGAACCCAAAGAATTGAAATTCTGGCTTCCCCTCTGACTACAAGATGAGAATGAAGCTCTATTCCATCTGTAATAATACAACTTTCAGTTGCCtatttttcatgtgctatacaATCTGTTTTGAGCTATCATTTACAAAATATGACCATTTCATGTCTCAATAAACGAGAATCTCTTGATTTTCACTTTCTTGGTGAAAAGAAGAAGTTGAACAACAACATGAAGGAATTGAGAGGAACAATGCTTTATGAAGATCTCCAGCAGTTATACCTTTCTTGATCAGTGACATGATGTTGTCCATGAACGCTGAATCACAGGGTAATGTAATAGGACCGCCACTTGGTAGTCCAAACTTTTCTTCAGACATGCTCAAGAGTTGCCTTATGACCTCATTTTCAAGGTAGGCCATGGGAATGACGAAATGCCTTTGATCAATTGTATAGACTACAAAATGGCCTTTCTCAGCGATAGAGGACGAAGATGTACTACAATTGTCTGCATCACTACCATTTCTTGGAAGTGAAATCCTCTTCCTCTGCTTGATCGCGAACTTTTGCCATTTCCTTGCCATTTTGATGAGCTTCTTAGAACTGGGCATTgtctttctttccattttttttttttttgatagttAGGAAGAAAGAAAGTAAACTAGAAATTTAGAAACTTTTGATGGCTGAATAGATAATGATTTACTTGATGATGAAAAAGGTCCATAGAAAAGTGGGTTATATAACAAGAGGTTTTAAACAGGCTTTGAGTTGGAGCTGAAGTTTGATACTAACAACCAAAGGCAAAGCCATATGTTGATGCCTGTTGGTTATGTTGATATGGGGCCTTAAATTTGTGGATGAAGCTAAGTTTCTTTTTTTACTTTGATCGACAACCGGGGCCTATTAGTAATGATATCAGCACTATCATGTGATACTAAATCATCAACTTCATCCATTCTTGTGGTTTTTATTTTAAGGGTGTCTTTTGTTCCTAATCTGAGAAGCAGTAGGGCCTAGTGTTTTTCTTCAGCAAATTGATGGactaaatattttgaaaataatagaGTAAGCAAAACCATGTGAAACTTCATGTGTTGTTGTCTATCACCAGTTGGTTATAAAAC harbors:
- the LOC107818891 gene encoding auxin-responsive protein SAUR68-like, encoding MERKTMPSSKKLIKMARKWQKFAIKQRKRISLPRNGSDADNCSTSSSSIAEKGHFVVYTIDQRHFVIPMAYLENEVIRQLLSMSEEKFGLPSGGPITLPCDSAFMDNIMSLIKKGITAGDLHKALFLSIPSCCCSTSSFHQESENQEILVY